A single Scleropages formosus chromosome 4, fSclFor1.1, whole genome shotgun sequence DNA region contains:
- the LOC108921175 gene encoding galactose-3-O-sulfotransferase 2-like, with protein sequence MEPHSITIFLKIVTLLVMIIFCGQILGGVLRLNCQNTILPGRATASCRPHKHIMFLKTHKTGSSTVLNMLYRFGDERGLWFALPTSDHFGYPNYFSAHHVRGYQSDSQQHFDILANHMRFQKSEVEKVMPPDTFYFSIMGDPVTMAKSAFSYFKTISPAFSQAESFHAFVSKPWKYYNPYVQYSHFSRNMMWFDFGFDHNANYSESLAMKGESVIRKTFNMILLLEYFDESLVLLRHALCWPMEAIITFSMNMQQSGSNEEMLLTENQERRLRDWNALDWHLYKAFNHTFWEEVERFGVARMEQELVILRNLRAKQMQTCLLEDGKLVESNKISDADLKPFQTGVKKILGYQLKPDLDNATHKACLNMVRPEIPYRKLLEAKQSLSAPPSLEKNSKM encoded by the exons ATGGAGCCCCACTCCATCACAATTTTTCTCAAAATTGTCACCCTCCTTGTTATGATTATCTTCTGTGGACAAATACTTGGAGGAGTCCTCAGGCTAAA TTGCCAAAATACAATCCTCCCTGGAAGAGCGACTGCTTCCTGCCGTCCCCACAAACACATCATGTTCCTGAAGACTCATAagacaggcagcagcactgTACTTAACATGCTGTATCGTTTTGGAGATGAGAGGGGTCTATGGTTTGCATTACCCACAAGCGATCATTTTGGATATCCTAACTACTTCTCTGCCCATCATGTAAGGGGGTACCAGTCAGACAGTCAGCAGCATTTTGACATCCTTGCAAACCACATGCGTTTCCAAAAATCAGAG GTGGAAAAGGTTATGCCCCCAGACACTTTCTACTTCTCCATCATGGGTGATCCTGTTACCATGGCCAAGTCAGCATTTTCCTATTTCAAGACCATATCTCCTGCCTTTTCTCAGGCAGAGAGTTTTCATGCCTTTGTCTCCAAACCCTGGAAATACTACAACCCTTATGTTCAGTACAGCCATTTTTCTCGCAACATGATGTGGTTTGATTTCGGCTTTGACCACAATGCCAACTACTCAGAATCTCTGGCCATGAAAGGCGAGTCTGTAATCCGCAAGACATTTAATATGATCCTGCTTCTCGAGTACTTTGATGAGTCACTAGTGTTGCTGCGACATGCCCTCTGCTGGCCGATGGAAGCCATCATTACTTTCAGCATGAATATGCAGCAGTCAGGCAGCAATGAGGAGATGCTGCTGACTGAAAATCAGGAGCGAAGGCTGCGAGACTGGAATGCCCTGGATTGGCACCTCTATAAGGCCTTTAATCATACATTCTGGGAAGAAGTTGAACGCTTTGGAGTGGCTCGTATGGAGCAGGAACTGGTGATTCTGCGGAACTTGCGAGCTAAACAGATGCAAACTTGTCTGTTAGAGGATGGTAAACTGGTAGAAAGCAATAAGATCAGCGATGCTGACCTTAAGCCCTTCCAGACTGGTGTGAAGAAAATTTTGGGCTACCAGCTGAAGCCTGACCTAGACAATGCTACTCACAAAGCCTGTTTAAACATGGTCAGGCCAGAAATCCCATATAGGAAGCTGCTAGAAGCCAAACAGTCTCTGAGTGCTCCACcttctttagaaaaaaattctaaaatgtgA